A stretch of Channa argus isolate prfri chromosome 16, Channa argus male v1.0, whole genome shotgun sequence DNA encodes these proteins:
- the cdkl1 gene encoding cyclin-dependent kinase-like 1 isoform X1, protein MEKYEKIGKIGEGSYGVVFKCRNKDTGQIVAIKKFVETEDDPIIKKIALREIRMLKQLKHTNLVNLIEVFRRKRKLHLVFEYCDHTVLNELDRHPRGVPEHLVRSITWQTLQAVNFCHKQNCIHRDVKPENILITKHQVIKLCDFGFARILTGPCDYYTDYVATRWYRAPELLVGDTQYGPPVDVWAIGCVFAELLSGIPLWPGKSDMDQLYLIRKTLGDLIPRHQQVFSNNQFFSGVSIPEPQEMEPLEQKYPNCSHLALSFMKGCLRMDPSERLTCEHLLQHPYFDSLREKSQRTSREQDRSGNKRTRLPRKHLPPGYLPQLTGSSIFPALDNKKYYNNLRRFNYHLPNI, encoded by the exons ATGGAGAAGTACGAGAAGATTGGAAAGATTGGAGAGGGGTCATACGGCGTCGTCTTCAAGTGCAGGAACAAAGACACGGGGCAGATTGTCGCCATTAAGAAGTTTGTGGagactgaggacgatcccatcATCAAGAAGATTGCACTGAGGGAGATCAGGATGCTCAAG CAACTGAAACACACCAACCTGGTGAATCTGATCGAGGTGTTTCGGCGGAAACGGAAGCTTCACCTCGTGTTCGAGTACTGTGACCACACAGTCCTCAACGAGCTGGACCGCCATCCCAGAGG CGTCCCAGAGCACCTCGTAAGAAGTATAACCTGGCAGACGCTACAAGCCGTCAACTTCTGTCACAAACAAAAC TGCATTCACCGAGACGTCAAACCAGAGAATATTCTCATCACCAAACACCAGGTCATCAAACTCTGTGACTTTGGGTTTGCCAGGATTCTCA CCGGTCCGTGTGACTACTACACAGACTATGTGGCCACTCGTTGGTATCGGGCCCCTGAGCTGCTGGTGGGAGACACTCAGTACGGCCCACCTGTCGACGTGTGGGCCATTGGTTGTGTGTTCGCTGAGCTGCTGTCAGGGATTCCTCTGTGGCCCGGCAAGTCCGACATGGACCAGCTCTACCTGATCAGAAAGACTCTTG GAGATCTGATCCCCCGTCATCAGCAGGTCTTCAGCAACAACCAGTTCTTCAGTGGAGTTTCCATCCCAGAGCCACAAGAGATG GAACCTTTGGAGCAGAAATATCCAAACTGCTCACACCTGGCTCTGAGTTTCATGAAG GGTTGTCTGAGGATGGATCCATCCGAGCGGCTGACCTGTGAGCACCTCCTCCAGCATCCGTATTTCGACAGCCTGCGAGAAAAGAGCCAGAGAACATCTCGAGAGCAGGACCGCTCTGGAAACAAGAGGACACGTTTACCTCGCAAACACCTTCCCCCTGGG TATTTGCCACAGCTGACTGGCAGCAGCATCTTCCCAGCTCTGGATAATAAGAAGTACTACAACAACCTGCGCAGGTTCAACTATCACCTACCAAACATCTAA
- the cdkl1 gene encoding cyclin-dependent kinase-like 1 isoform X2: MEKYEKIGKIGEGSYGVVFKCRNKDTGQIVAIKKFVETEDDPIIKKIALREIRMLKQLKHTNLVNLIEVFRRKRKLHLVFEYCDHTVLNELDRHPRGVPEHLVRSITWQTLQAVNFCHKQNCIHRDVKPENILITKHQVIKLCDFGFARILTGPCDYYTDYVATRWYRAPELLVGDTQYGPPVDVWAIGCVFAELLSGIPLWPGKSDMDQLYLIRKTLGDLIPRHQQVFSNNQFFSGVSIPEPQEMEPLEQKYPNCSHLALSFMKGCLRMDPSERLTCEHLLQHPYFDSLREKSQRTSREQDRSGNKRTRLPRKHLPPGTFTSPRRSPPLVKILYFFIHR; the protein is encoded by the exons ATGGAGAAGTACGAGAAGATTGGAAAGATTGGAGAGGGGTCATACGGCGTCGTCTTCAAGTGCAGGAACAAAGACACGGGGCAGATTGTCGCCATTAAGAAGTTTGTGGagactgaggacgatcccatcATCAAGAAGATTGCACTGAGGGAGATCAGGATGCTCAAG CAACTGAAACACACCAACCTGGTGAATCTGATCGAGGTGTTTCGGCGGAAACGGAAGCTTCACCTCGTGTTCGAGTACTGTGACCACACAGTCCTCAACGAGCTGGACCGCCATCCCAGAGG CGTCCCAGAGCACCTCGTAAGAAGTATAACCTGGCAGACGCTACAAGCCGTCAACTTCTGTCACAAACAAAAC TGCATTCACCGAGACGTCAAACCAGAGAATATTCTCATCACCAAACACCAGGTCATCAAACTCTGTGACTTTGGGTTTGCCAGGATTCTCA CCGGTCCGTGTGACTACTACACAGACTATGTGGCCACTCGTTGGTATCGGGCCCCTGAGCTGCTGGTGGGAGACACTCAGTACGGCCCACCTGTCGACGTGTGGGCCATTGGTTGTGTGTTCGCTGAGCTGCTGTCAGGGATTCCTCTGTGGCCCGGCAAGTCCGACATGGACCAGCTCTACCTGATCAGAAAGACTCTTG GAGATCTGATCCCCCGTCATCAGCAGGTCTTCAGCAACAACCAGTTCTTCAGTGGAGTTTCCATCCCAGAGCCACAAGAGATG GAACCTTTGGAGCAGAAATATCCAAACTGCTCACACCTGGCTCTGAGTTTCATGAAG GGTTGTCTGAGGATGGATCCATCCGAGCGGCTGACCTGTGAGCACCTCCTCCAGCATCCGTATTTCGACAGCCTGCGAGAAAAGAGCCAGAGAACATCTCGAGAGCAGGACCGCTCTGGAAACAAGAGGACACGTTTACCTCGCAAACACCTTCCCCCTGGG ACCTTCACATCACCCAGACGCAGCCCTCCACTGgtcaaaatactgtatttcttcattcacagatga